A genomic region of Deinococcus aquaedulcis contains the following coding sequences:
- the lpdA gene encoding dihydrolipoyl dehydrogenase, translating to MTKSFDYDVLVIGAGPGGYHAAIRAAQLGLKVACAEREAVGGVCLNVGCIPTKALLHAGEQIAAARHAADFGLTFGEQKMDIAKLNGWKDGIVKKLTGGVGSLFKANKIAHLQGQASFVDDHTVKVGDKTVTAGSIIIATGSEPAKLPGLEVDQVQIVDSTGALVMPDPVPARMLCVGGGVIGFEFAHVYTNMGSKVKVIEFLPTIIPGADADAVKEFQKSMKKQGIEIAVQTKANKAEKKADGIHVELEDVKTGTKMVEVFDRVLVAVGRRPRTDGLNAQAAGVFVNERGFIPADRQQRTNVPHIYSIGDVASNPMLAHKAMKEGLVAAEVIAGKPAEQDAVAIPGVVYTSPELAWVGLTEQEAKDKGYEVKTGVFPLSASGRAMTLQQTDGFVKMVVEKDTDLLLGVHIVGPHASDMLGEAGLALEMAATASDIALTIHAHPTLGESVLEAAEAVHKQAIHIMNR from the coding sequence ATGACGAAATCCTTTGACTACGACGTGCTTGTGATCGGTGCGGGGCCCGGCGGCTACCACGCCGCGATCCGCGCTGCGCAGCTGGGGCTGAAGGTGGCCTGCGCCGAACGTGAAGCGGTGGGTGGCGTATGCCTGAACGTGGGCTGCATTCCCACCAAGGCGCTGCTGCACGCGGGTGAGCAGATTGCCGCCGCGCGGCACGCCGCCGATTTCGGCCTGACCTTTGGCGAGCAGAAGATGGATATCGCCAAGCTCAACGGCTGGAAAGACGGCATCGTGAAGAAACTGACCGGCGGCGTGGGCTCGCTGTTCAAGGCGAACAAGATTGCGCACCTGCAGGGGCAGGCCAGCTTCGTGGACGACCACACCGTGAAGGTGGGCGACAAGACCGTTACGGCCGGCAGCATCATCATCGCCACCGGCTCCGAGCCGGCCAAGCTGCCGGGGCTGGAGGTGGATCAGGTGCAGATCGTGGACTCCACCGGCGCCCTCGTCATGCCCGACCCCGTGCCCGCCCGGATGCTGTGCGTGGGGGGCGGCGTGATCGGCTTTGAGTTCGCGCACGTGTACACGAACATGGGCAGCAAGGTCAAGGTCATCGAGTTCCTGCCCACCATCATTCCCGGCGCCGATGCCGACGCGGTCAAGGAATTCCAGAAGTCTATGAAGAAGCAGGGCATCGAGATTGCCGTGCAGACCAAGGCCAACAAGGCCGAGAAGAAGGCGGACGGTATTCACGTGGAACTGGAAGACGTGAAGACCGGCACCAAGATGGTCGAGGTCTTTGACCGCGTGCTGGTGGCCGTGGGCCGCCGCCCCCGCACCGACGGCCTGAACGCCCAGGCAGCGGGCGTCTTCGTGAACGAGCGCGGCTTTATTCCCGCCGACCGCCAGCAGCGCACGAACGTGCCGCACATCTATTCCATTGGCGACGTGGCCAGCAACCCCATGCTGGCGCACAAGGCCATGAAAGAAGGGCTGGTGGCCGCCGAGGTCATTGCTGGCAAGCCCGCCGAGCAGGACGCCGTGGCCATTCCCGGCGTGGTGTACACCAGCCCCGAACTGGCCTGGGTGGGCCTGACCGAGCAGGAAGCCAAGGACAAGGGCTACGAGGTCAAGACCGGCGTGTTCCCGCTGTCGGCGTCGGGCCGCGCCATGACCCTGCAACAGACCGACGGCTTCGTGAAGATGGTGGTGGAGAAGGACACCGACCTGCTGCTGGGCGTGCACATCGTGGGCCCTCATGCCAGCGACATGTTGGGCGAGGCTGGACTGGCCCTGGAAATGGCCGCCACCGCCAGCGACATCGCCCTGACCATCCACGCCCACCCCACACTGG